The Clostridium chauvoei genome has a window encoding:
- a CDS encoding calcium-translocating P-type ATPase, PMCA-type, which yields MWFNKNIEDIIEEFGSNTTNGLSSSEAKSRLEKNGPNKLASKKKKSMLQLFFVQINDVMIYILLAAAVISAFMGEVSDAIIILIVILVNAIIGVVQESKAEKALEALKNMSTPKALVKRDGQIIEVPSEEVVVGDIVIIDAGRYIPADLRLIESANLKIEESAFTGESLPSEKSTEILNSENDIPVGDQHNMAFMSTLATYGRGNGIVVATGMDTQIGKIAKMLDAEEDDTTPLQKKLAELGKILGFTAVAISLVMFVVSMIQGRDFMEMFMTSISLAVAAIPEGLPAIVAIVLALGVQRMIKENAIIRKLPAVETLGSVNIICSDKTGTLTINKMTVKKYFVNGELKNLDEIDTKENTSKLLVEGMILCNDATSKDGSQTGDPTEIALLDVGNKFNIFKEDLNSIHKRVDEIPFDSDRKLMTTVNKYDNKDSVFTKGAIDSILKISSKILINGKIEDFSDELKAKVLKASNDMSDEALRVLALGYKIIENEHVEIDSLEKDLIFVGLMGMIDPPRVEVKDSITKSKNAGIRTIMITGDHKNTAVAIAKELGIAENISQAMSGSEIDTYTEEEFTKIVNNFRVFARVSPEHKVKIVKAFKSHGNIVSMTGDGVNDAPSLKAADIGVAMGITGTDVAKGAADMVLTDDNFTTIVKAVEEGRNIFNNIKKSILFLLSCNLGEVVALFFAILFNWDTPLLPIHILWVNLITDSFPALSLGVDPGDSGVMDKKPRNPKESLFAGRMGKLLIINGILIGVTTLFAFKLGEKLYPDSLRHAQTMAFVVLSVSQLFFSLAMRNETKSLFQVGIFKNKSLIGSLAFGIALQFLVISIPFIASIFKVYALTLKDWTIVIGISLIPFIINEIIKVFFRSSDKNKA from the coding sequence ATGTGGTTTAACAAAAATATAGAGGATATCATAGAAGAATTTGGTTCAAATACTACAAATGGTTTATCCTCCTCTGAAGCAAAATCTAGACTTGAAAAGAATGGACCAAATAAACTTGCTAGTAAAAAGAAAAAGTCTATGCTACAACTATTTTTTGTCCAAATAAATGATGTTATGATTTATATTTTACTAGCAGCTGCTGTTATTTCTGCTTTTATGGGCGAAGTTAGTGATGCTATTATTATTTTAATTGTAATCTTAGTTAATGCAATTATAGGTGTTGTCCAAGAATCAAAGGCTGAGAAAGCTTTAGAAGCCCTTAAAAACATGTCTACTCCTAAAGCATTAGTTAAAAGAGATGGACAGATAATAGAAGTTCCATCGGAAGAAGTTGTTGTAGGTGATATAGTTATTATAGATGCTGGTAGATATATACCTGCTGATTTAAGACTTATAGAATCTGCTAACTTAAAAATTGAGGAATCTGCTTTTACAGGTGAATCTCTTCCTTCTGAAAAATCAACTGAAATTTTAAATAGTGAAAATGATATACCTGTTGGTGATCAACACAATATGGCTTTTATGTCTACTTTAGCTACTTATGGAAGAGGAAATGGTATTGTAGTTGCTACAGGTATGGATACTCAAATTGGTAAAATTGCAAAAATGTTAGATGCTGAGGAAGATGATACTACACCACTTCAAAAGAAACTTGCTGAGCTTGGCAAAATTTTAGGTTTTACAGCTGTTGCTATTTCTTTAGTTATGTTTGTAGTTTCTATGATTCAAGGAAGAGACTTTATGGAAATGTTCATGACTTCTATAAGTTTAGCTGTTGCAGCTATTCCTGAAGGACTTCCTGCCATTGTTGCTATTGTACTTGCCTTAGGTGTTCAACGAATGATAAAGGAAAATGCTATTATTAGAAAACTTCCTGCTGTTGAAACTCTTGGTTCTGTTAATATAATTTGCTCTGATAAAACAGGGACTTTAACTATAAATAAAATGACTGTTAAAAAATATTTCGTTAATGGTGAACTAAAAAATTTAGACGAAATAGATACTAAAGAAAATACTTCTAAACTACTTGTTGAAGGTATGATATTATGTAACGATGCTACCTCTAAAGATGGTTCACAAACTGGAGATCCTACTGAAATTGCATTACTTGATGTAGGTAATAAATTCAACATCTTTAAAGAAGATTTAAATTCTATCCATAAAAGAGTTGATGAAATTCCTTTTGATTCAGATAGAAAACTAATGACTACTGTAAATAAATATGATAATAAGGATTCTGTATTTACAAAAGGAGCTATAGATAGTATCTTAAAAATTTCTTCTAAGATTTTAATTAATGGTAAAATTGAAGATTTTTCAGATGAGCTTAAAGCTAAAGTCTTAAAGGCTTCTAATGATATGTCTGATGAAGCTCTTAGAGTTCTTGCCCTAGGATATAAAATAATTGAAAATGAACATGTAGAGATTGATTCATTAGAAAAAGATTTAATTTTTGTTGGTTTAATGGGAATGATTGATCCTCCAAGAGTAGAGGTAAAAGACTCTATAACAAAAAGTAAAAATGCTGGTATAAGAACTATAATGATTACTGGAGACCATAAAAACACTGCCGTTGCAATAGCTAAAGAATTAGGTATTGCCGAAAATATTTCCCAGGCAATGTCTGGTAGTGAAATAGATACTTATACTGAAGAGGAGTTTACTAAAATAGTTAATAATTTTAGAGTGTTTGCTCGTGTTTCACCAGAGCATAAGGTTAAAATAGTTAAAGCCTTTAAATCTCATGGAAATATTGTTTCTATGACAGGTGATGGTGTTAATGATGCCCCTTCATTAAAAGCTGCTGATATTGGTGTTGCAATGGGTATTACAGGTACAGATGTTGCTAAAGGTGCTGCTGATATGGTTTTAACTGATGATAATTTTACTACTATAGTTAAAGCTGTTGAAGAAGGTAGAAATATTTTTAATAATATAAAAAAATCAATACTATTCTTGTTAAGTTGTAATTTAGGTGAAGTAGTAGCTCTATTCTTTGCGATTTTATTTAATTGGGATACCCCTTTATTACCAATTCATATTTTATGGGTAAATTTAATTACTGATAGTTTTCCTGCTCTATCTTTAGGTGTAGACCCTGGTGATAGCGGAGTTATGGATAAGAAACCTAGAAATCCTAAGGAAAGTTTATTTGCTGGAAGAATGGGAAAACTACTAATAATAAATGGTATTTTAATAGGTGTAACTACTCTTTTTGCATTTAAATTAGGTGAAAAATTATATCCTGATTCCTTAAGACATGCACAAACTATGGCCTTTGTTGTTTTAAGTGTTTCACAATTATTCTTCTCTTTAGCTATGAGAAATGAAACTAAATCATTATTCCAAGTTGGAATATTTAAAAATAAATCGCTAATAGGATCTTTAGCCTTTGGAATTGCTCTTCAATTCCTAGTTATATCAATACCTTTTATAGCTTCAATCTTTAAAGTTTATGCATTAACTCTAAAAGACTGGACAATAGTAATTGGAATTTCATTAATACCATTTATTATTAATGAAATAATAAAAGTATTTTTTAGATCTAGCGATAAAAATAAAGCTTAA
- a CDS encoding amino acid ABC transporter ATP-binding protein: MLKITNLKKSFGNTEVLKGVNLEIKAGEILVIVGPSGGGKTTLLRCVNGLEMCDFGTIEIDEKKLCDNGKYVDKNKFNEIRRNIGLVFQNFNLFPHMSVLENIIEAPQRVLGENKVEAIKKAKEILGFLGLKEKVNNYPCELSGGQKQRVAIGRALALNPKLMCFDEPTSALDPGLTGEVTNLIKTLGKQGMSMLIITHDMEFAKNVADKIYSMDKGILTEGLIFDNDIN; the protein is encoded by the coding sequence ATGTTAAAGATAACAAATCTTAAAAAAAGCTTTGGAAACACAGAAGTTTTAAAAGGTGTAAATTTAGAAATAAAAGCTGGAGAAATCCTTGTAATAGTTGGTCCTTCTGGCGGTGGTAAAACTACTTTATTAAGATGTGTAAATGGTCTTGAAATGTGTGATTTTGGTACTATTGAGATAGATGAAAAAAAATTATGTGATAATGGAAAATATGTAGATAAAAATAAGTTTAATGAAATAAGAAGAAATATAGGATTAGTATTTCAAAACTTTAATTTATTTCCACATATGAGTGTTTTAGAAAATATTATAGAAGCACCTCAAAGAGTGTTAGGTGAAAATAAGGTTGAAGCAATAAAAAAAGCTAAAGAAATTTTAGGGTTCTTAGGACTTAAAGAGAAAGTTAATAATTACCCTTGCGAATTGTCTGGAGGTCAAAAACAAAGGGTTGCAATAGGAAGAGCATTAGCTTTAAATCCAAAACTTATGTGTTTTGATGAACCAACATCAGCTTTAGACCCAGGATTAACAGGAGAAGTTACAAATCTTATAAAGACTCTAGGAAAACAAGGAATGAGTATGCTTATCATAACTCACGATATGGAATTTGCAAAAAATGTGGCAGATAAAATATATTCAATGGACAAAGGGATTTTAACAGAAGGCTTAATATTTGATAATGATATAAATTAA
- a CDS encoding amino acid ABC transporter permease, which yields MTLVNDIISLIPQISEGLKMTLGVFVLTLILSIPLGVIIALGRISKIKIIKSITGLYVLILRGTPLLLQILFVFFGLPLIGVRIPRFTAAILAMVLNYGAYFGEIFRAGILSIDKGQFEAAEVLGLTPKDTFFRIVLPQALKRIFPPVANEVVTLVKDTALVYVVGLDELLKVAKIASNRISSIMPFVVVAVVYLVLNGLLTKGLEKIEERYNYYN from the coding sequence GTGACGTTAGTAAATGATATAATTAGCCTTATTCCACAAATATCAGAAGGCTTAAAAATGACACTTGGTGTATTTGTTTTGACATTGATATTATCAATTCCATTAGGAGTAATAATAGCTCTTGGAAGGATATCAAAAATAAAGATTATAAAATCAATTACTGGATTATATGTATTGATTTTAAGAGGTACTCCTCTGTTATTACAAATTTTATTTGTATTCTTTGGATTACCTTTAATAGGAGTTAGAATTCCAAGATTTACAGCAGCAATTTTAGCAATGGTATTGAATTATGGAGCTTATTTTGGAGAAATATTTAGAGCAGGAATACTTTCAATAGATAAGGGACAATTTGAAGCTGCAGAAGTTTTAGGATTAACACCTAAAGACACATTCTTTAGAATAGTACTTCCACAAGCTCTAAAAAGAATATTCCCACCTGTAGCTAATGAAGTTGTTACTTTAGTTAAGGATACAGCATTAGTTTATGTAGTAGGGCTAGATGAGTTATTAAAGGTAGCTAAAATTGCATCAAATAGAATATCTTCAATAATGCCTTTTGTAGTTGTAGCAGTAGTTTATTTAGTTTTAAATGGTTTGTTAACTAAAGGCTTAGAAAAAATAGAAGAAAGATATAACTATTATAATTAG
- a CDS encoding amino acid ABC transporter substrate-binding protein: MLKKIIKNIIKNIIVVSLFGVIAIGLVGCGNVENSKITTIDKDELIIGLDDTFVPLGFKDENGKTTGFDVDLAKAVGEKLGKEIVFQNIDWSMKETELDNENIDLIWNGYSMTDERKEKVDFSKAYLNNRQVIITLVDSKIKTKSDLKGASVGAQNQSSAVDAIESDGDTVSTFKNGKIVTFETNNEALMDLEAGRVDAVVADEILAKYYINQRGAEKYKVLSEDFGKETYGVGIRKGDTELLQAINNAFNEVIKDGTAQKISEKWFGEDIIVK, encoded by the coding sequence ATGTTAAAAAAGATTATAAAAAATATTATAAAAAATATTATAGTTGTATCATTGTTTGGGGTAATAGCTATTGGATTAGTAGGATGCGGAAATGTTGAAAATAGTAAAATTACTACTATAGATAAAGATGAATTGATTATAGGACTAGATGATACTTTTGTACCACTAGGTTTTAAAGATGAAAATGGTAAAACAACAGGTTTTGATGTTGACTTAGCAAAAGCAGTTGGAGAAAAGTTAGGAAAAGAAATAGTGTTTCAAAATATAGATTGGAGCATGAAAGAAACTGAACTTGATAATGAAAATATAGATTTAATATGGAATGGATATTCTATGACAGATGAAAGAAAAGAAAAAGTTGATTTTTCAAAAGCATATTTAAATAATAGACAAGTTATTATAACGTTAGTAGATTCTAAAATTAAAACTAAGTCAGATTTAAAAGGAGCATCAGTAGGTGCACAAAATCAATCAAGTGCGGTAGATGCAATAGAATCAGATGGGGATACAGTATCTACATTTAAGAATGGAAAAATAGTAACTTTTGAAACAAATAACGAAGCGTTAATGGATTTAGAAGCAGGAAGAGTAGATGCAGTAGTTGCAGATGAGATACTTGCTAAATATTATATAAATCAAAGAGGAGCTGAAAAATATAAGGTTTTAAGTGAAGACTTTGGAAAAGAAACGTATGGTGTTGGGATAAGAAAAGGAGATACAGAATTATTACAGGCTATAAATAATGCTTTTAATGAAGTAATAAAAGATGGAACTGCACAAAAAATATCAGAAAAATGGTTTGGTGAAGATATAATAGTTAAGTAG
- a CDS encoding CvfB family protein gives MIKIGEYNVLKVKREKDFGFYLGDEGRDEVLLPKSLAEGKGIKEGDDIEVFVYRDSKDRPVATFKTPLAKVGDVAYLKVVAQAKFGAFIDFGLDRDIFVPIKEQRFKLQIGNKYLFYIYLDKTGRIAATTEVENYVYNAKEEEVIFKIGDEVTAQVYSRTPAGTLNVAIDSKYKGLILPNEYYNEVFPGEELQVRVKRLYEDGVIGLTPRQTRLNERDKLQNDILKHMEKNGGFMEFNDKSNPEDIRATFKTSKNYFKMALGGLMKEGKIVQEEEGTRLK, from the coding sequence ATGATAAAAATAGGTGAATACAATGTTTTAAAAGTAAAAAGAGAAAAAGACTTTGGGTTTTATCTTGGAGATGAAGGAAGAGATGAGGTCTTACTTCCTAAATCCTTAGCAGAAGGTAAGGGAATAAAAGAAGGAGATGACATAGAGGTTTTCGTATATAGAGATTCTAAAGATAGACCAGTAGCTACTTTTAAAACTCCTTTAGCAAAGGTTGGAGATGTAGCGTATTTAAAGGTTGTCGCTCAAGCGAAATTTGGTGCCTTTATAGATTTTGGATTAGATAGAGATATTTTTGTACCAATTAAGGAACAAAGATTTAAGCTTCAAATAGGAAATAAATATTTATTTTATATATATTTAGATAAAACAGGTAGAATAGCAGCAACTACAGAAGTTGAAAACTATGTATATAATGCTAAAGAGGAAGAAGTTATATTTAAAATTGGAGATGAGGTTACAGCTCAAGTTTATTCAAGAACTCCAGCTGGTACTTTAAATGTGGCGATAGATTCAAAATATAAAGGATTAATTTTACCTAATGAATATTATAACGAAGTATTCCCAGGAGAAGAGTTACAGGTTAGAGTTAAGAGATTATATGAAGATGGGGTTATAGGATTAACACCTAGACAAACAAGACTTAACGAAAGAGATAAACTACAAAATGATATACTAAAGCACATGGAAAAGAATGGTGGGTTTATGGAGTTTAATGATAAATCAAATCCAGAAGATATAAGAGCTACTTTTAAAACAAGCAAAAATTATTTTAAAATGGCTCTTGGTGGACTAATGAAAGAAGGTAAAATTGTTCAAGAAGAAGAAGGAACAAGATTAAAATAG
- a CDS encoding gamma carbonic anhydrase family protein: MKKLFDGKEPCIHKTCYVSESVDIIGEVVIGEDSNIWFGTRIRGDMNKVIIGKNTNIQENSVVHVDTNCPSIIGDNVTVGHGAIIHGCEIADNVLVGMGSIILNGAKISKNTIVAAGSLVSQGKTFKEGVLLMGSPAKVVRELTEDEIKSIQTSANNYVNLSKKYL; the protein is encoded by the coding sequence ATGAAAAAATTATTTGACGGTAAGGAACCTTGTATACATAAAACTTGCTATGTATCAGAGAGTGTTGATATAATAGGAGAAGTTGTTATTGGAGAGGATTCTAACATTTGGTTTGGAACAAGAATTAGAGGAGACATGAATAAAGTTATTATTGGTAAGAATACTAATATTCAAGAAAATTCAGTAGTTCATGTAGATACAAATTGTCCGTCTATTATTGGAGATAATGTAACTGTAGGACATGGAGCTATAATTCATGGATGTGAGATTGCTGATAATGTTTTAGTTGGAATGGGAAGTATTATATTAAATGGAGCTAAAATATCTAAAAATACAATTGTGGCAGCTGGTTCTTTAGTTTCACAAGGAAAAACTTTTAAAGAAGGAGTACTTTTAATGGGAAGTCCAGCTAAAGTTGTAAGAGAACTTACAGAAGACGAAATAAAAAGTATTCAAACTTCAGCAAATAACTATGTAAATTTAAGTAAGAAATACTTATAA